A region of the Pseudomonas sp. A34-9 genome:
GCAGATCCTGGCCCGGCACACCATTGAGGATCGAAGCGTTGGTCAGCGCGCCGCCGATCGGACGTACACCGGCGAACAGGATGTCGGTGGAGTTCAGTTGCACCGGTGCGTTCGGACGGTAGCTGATCTCACCGCTCCACGCCGTACCGGTAGGCAGGGTGGTGGAAAAGCTCAGACCGTAGAGGCGAATGTCTTCAGGGTATTCAATGAAGTAGTTGGAGTTGCCCGCGACCAACAGCGGTGCGAGTGCGGCAAACGGCCCCGGCAGCGCGCGCGCTGTGTTGTAGACCGATTGCGGTGCACCGGTGGCGCTGAAGATCGGCGCACGGCTGTGGTAATTCATGAAGTAGGCGCCGAACTCGGTGTCGAGCGGTTCGTACATGTATTTGAAGGAGGCGCCCCACTGACCGCTGTCACGGGCATCGCGGTCCGGACCACGGCGCACCAGAACGCCTTCTTCGTTGACGTTGACACCGTTGGCTGCCAATGGCCCCAGGGCGACCGCCGGGATTTGCGAACGCTTGTTCAGCACGCGCAGGTTGTCGTTGCAACCGTCGGCAACGATGTCCGGCTGCGAGAAGAACGTGCCGCAGTTATCGACGACGGTCTGGTCCCATTCCAGTTGATAGAACGCTTCGGCCGAGAGGTTTTCGGTAAGGCTCTGGGACACGTAGAACATGTTGACCGGGATCAGGCCTTCCTTGATCTCGGCGCCCGGACGACGGAACGCGGAGACGTCGATCGGGTTGATCGAGTTGATGCCGCCGCCGATGAAGGTACTTTCACCCCAGCTCACCACCTGCTTGCCCAGACGCACGGAACCCGGCTGATCGGCAATCGCGTAGTTGTGGTAGACGAAGGCGTCGAGGATCTGGCCACCGGCCGATTTGGCGCCCTCTTTGCGACCCGAATCGCTGATGTCCTTGAACTCGCGGCTTTCATCCTTGAGTTCGAAGTCGTACCAGTACTTGCCACGGACGAACACGCCGGTGTCGCCGTATTTCAGTTCCAGGTCATGAATGCCCTTGAAGATCTTCGAAAAGGTTTCACCGCTCTTGAAGTTGGCGTGACCGTCATCGGATGTCTGCGACAGGCCATGGCCGCCGTTGTTGACGCCGATGAGGTTCTTGTTCGGGTTCTGAGTAGACCAACTGGCACCGATCGACAGAGACGAGTCGAACTGGCCCTCGATTTCACCGAC
Encoded here:
- a CDS encoding DUF1302 domain-containing protein, which encodes MTSVNQFWRRAKLPLAVSLASSLAGPAFGVSFNVGEIEGQFDSSLSIGASWSTQNPNKNLIGVNNGGHGLSQTSDDGHANFKSGETFSKIFKGIHDLELKYGDTGVFVRGKYWYDFELKDESREFKDISDSGRKEGAKSAGGQILDAFVYHNYAIADQPGSVRLGKQVVSWGESTFIGGGINSINPIDVSAFRRPGAEIKEGLIPVNMFYVSQSLTENLSAEAFYQLEWDQTVVDNCGTFFSQPDIVADGCNDNLRVLNKRSQIPAVALGPLAANGVNVNEEGVLVRRGPDRDARDSGQWGASFKYMYEPLDTEFGAYFMNYHSRAPIFSATGAPQSVYNTARALPGPFAALAPLLVAGNSNYFIEYPEDIRLYGLSFSTTLPTGTAWSGEISYRPNAPVQLNSTDILFAGVRPIGGALTNASILNGVPGQDLHGYERKEITQIQTTFTHFFDQVMGASRLTLVGEVGATYVGGLESRSDMRYGRDPVFGPGELPATGGVNTCANILNASTINGAGPGSPQNNRSRNCENDGFTTSMSWGYRGRAIWEYNDVFAGVNLKPNVAWSHDVSGYSPGPGGNFEEGRKAVSLGVDAEYQNTYTASLAYTNFFDGKYTTVDDRDFVALSFGVNF